In Archangium violaceum, the following are encoded in one genomic region:
- the sitA5 gene encoding SitA5 family polymorphic toxin translates to MSRCFVDTRPVGTQRPLRVGALALAALMLVTACATGAPMGAAHRSSPSVPHDQPESWALESEAEGGSQEEAIFTKLPTDFVPVQVSDAEFSVAMANLWLDMPLRVAASRPPLYVGRRLALASAPLSGEAWQSDLARSYGQFCERCGTPGDCLTLFEDGSRLQDDDKRSLALALAVRPALEGVNAEVRAMLNPTQMLAMLSISITVYMALLVAPVPEPVTKGAALVFSAALWGYLGYEFFDLLRAYAQLYENAPRASTFAELREIGERFGRVIGPNSVRILVIVGTAAIGETAALASRAPKLPGFAQASERVAASAGLVLLETATGAERVIVSVPEGTIRMVLAPHAVAMAARGVGAGSPAPSRGKLLPNGHRAWGSYSGFKSAMGSAGPGKEWHHIVEQTPGNVNRFGGEALQNTENVIALDKALHGKVSAFYSSVQWGITKSGLTVRQWLSLQSYEAQREFGLRAIANISKGVW, encoded by the coding sequence ATGTCTAGGTGTTTTGTCGATACTCGCCCCGTGGGCACTCAGCGGCCCTTGCGCGTGGGGGCGCTGGCCCTGGCGGCGCTGATGCTGGTTACAGCGTGCGCCACAGGGGCCCCCATGGGCGCGGCGCACCGTTCCTCCCCGAGCGTGCCGCACGACCAGCCTGAATCGTGGGCGCTGGAGTCGGAAGCCGAGGGCGGGAGCCAGGAAGAGGCTATCTTTACCAAGCTGCCAACGGACTTCGTGCCGGTGCAGGTGAGCGACGCCGAGTTTTCGGTGGCCATGGCAAACCTTTGGCTTGACATGCCGCTTCGGGTGGCCGCGTCCCGCCCCCCTCTGTATGTCGGGCGTAGGCTGGCGTTGGCTTCCGCGCCCTTGAGCGGCGAAGCGTGGCAATCAGACCTGGCCCGGTCCTATGGGCAATTTTGCGAGCGGTGCGGCACTCCAGGGGATTGCCTGACATTGTTTGAGGACGGGTCGCGCCTCCAAGACGACGACAAGCGCAGCCTTGCGCTTGCCCTGGCGGTAAGGCCAGCCCTGGAAGGCGTAAACGCGGAAGTTCGAGCCATGCTCAACCCTACGCAAATGCTCGCAATGCTTAGCATTAGCATCACGGTTTATATGGCGCTGCTGGTGGCGCCAGTGCCCGAGCCGGTGACAAAGGGCGCGGCCCTGGTGTTTAGCGCCGCCTTGTGGGGTTATCTCGGTTATGAATTCTTCGACCTGCTGCGGGCGTATGCGCAACTTTACGAAAATGCACCCCGGGCCTCTACCTTTGCGGAGTTGCGCGAGATTGGCGAGCGTTTCGGACGTGTCATCGGTCCCAACAGTGTGCGGATTCTCGTAATCGTGGGGACGGCGGCGATAGGTGAAACGGCGGCGCTCGCTTCCAGGGCCCCAAAGCTCCCCGGATTTGCCCAAGCGTCGGAGAGAGTCGCGGCTAGTGCCGGCTTGGTCCTGCTGGAGACGGCAACCGGAGCCGAGCGCGTCATTGTCTCTGTGCCCGAGGGGACGATCCGCATGGTGTTGGCGCCTCATGCCGTGGCCATGGCTGCCCGGGGCGTTGGCGCTGGGAGTCCTGCGCCGAGTCGGGGTAAGTTGCTCCCCAACGGACACAGGGCATGGGGGTCGTACAGTGGTTTCAAGTCGGCCATGGGATCAGCGGGCCCGGGAAAGGAATGGCATCACATCGTGGAGCAGACTCCGGGAAACGTGAATCGATTCGGCGGCGAGGCCCTGCAAAATACCGAGAATGTCATTGCGCTAGACAAAGCGCTGCACGGAAAGGTAAGCGCGTTTTATTCGTCGGTCCAATGGGGTATTACCAAGTCGGGTCTGACGGTCAGGCAGTGGCTTAGTCTTCAATCCTATGAGGCGCAGCGGGAGTTTGGCCTACGTGCCATCGCGAATATCAGCAAGGGAGTTTGGTGA
- a CDS encoding DUF2019 domain-containing protein has translation MELESIAEEFARNVAAQTDAIWRGDRKGGNKYAKRYIAAYKKLRDHGEAGWDALATLLTHSRMDVRVNAAICLLSDRPAQAKPVLEEAAKGEGMIPFVASEALKHWNAGTWSLDVD, from the coding sequence ATGGAATTGGAGAGCATCGCGGAGGAATTCGCCCGAAACGTGGCTGCGCAGACAGATGCGATCTGGCGTGGCGACCGTAAGGGCGGAAACAAGTATGCGAAGCGATACATTGCCGCTTACAAGAAGTTGCGCGACCACGGCGAGGCGGGGTGGGATGCGCTCGCGACGCTGTTGACGCACTCGCGCATGGATGTTCGAGTCAATGCGGCAATCTGCTTGCTCAGTGATAGACCTGCACAGGCCAAGCCCGTGCTAGAGGAGGCCGCGAAAGGGGAAGGCATGATCCCCTTTGTGGCATCGGAGGCATTGAAACATTGGAACGCGGGCACCTGGAGCTTGGATGTTGATTAG
- a CDS encoding DUF2381 family protein: MAGAPDARREVRTLLLTDHPAGATHNIYVSGQVATVLRFEQDCDPARTKLLGWEGRFEPPLVGGRKVVLEPIRDLGKDERIPLLVTLVDGTEIPFLVSPPRSEEWGWTDQQVNVFKNRESFNAVLSTLHAALKREERLKEENERLKKEEKSVDHAWATLLINGEQEKTPFRKERKMVLKNEDMDITIEAYSGPGKTAAVIHLTNTYNERPWKFRDARLTSPRTADTTRPFALRMNRTMIVQGQSGTIAVVADKSAFESKEGLVDLFLEIYREDGMQQVTVTLDHKLIRK; encoded by the coding sequence ATGGCCGGGGCTCCCGATGCAAGGCGCGAGGTCAGGACACTCCTGCTCACGGACCATCCCGCCGGGGCGACGCACAACATCTACGTGTCCGGTCAGGTGGCCACCGTCCTCCGCTTCGAACAGGACTGCGATCCGGCCAGGACGAAGCTCCTGGGCTGGGAGGGCCGGTTCGAGCCCCCGCTCGTGGGAGGCAGGAAGGTGGTGCTGGAACCGATCCGTGACCTCGGCAAGGACGAACGGATTCCCCTGCTCGTGACGCTCGTGGACGGAACCGAGATTCCGTTCCTCGTGAGCCCACCACGCAGTGAGGAGTGGGGGTGGACGGACCAACAGGTGAACGTGTTCAAGAACCGCGAGAGCTTCAACGCGGTGCTCTCCACCCTTCACGCCGCACTCAAGAGAGAAGAGAGGCTCAAAGAGGAGAACGAGCGGCTCAAGAAGGAAGAGAAGTCGGTCGACCACGCCTGGGCCACGCTCCTCATCAATGGAGAGCAAGAGAAGACGCCCTTCCGGAAGGAGCGAAAGATGGTCCTGAAGAACGAGGACATGGACATCACCATCGAGGCCTATTCGGGGCCAGGAAAGACCGCAGCCGTCATCCACCTGACCAACACGTACAACGAAAGGCCGTGGAAGTTCAGGGATGCTCGGCTGACCTCCCCTCGTACCGCCGACACGACCCGGCCCTTCGCGCTTCGCATGAACCGGACCATGATCGTCCAGGGTCAATCAGGAACAATCGCGGTGGTGGCGGACAAGAGCGCCTTCGAGTCGAAGGAGGGCCTCGTTGACTTGTTCTTGGAGATATACCGCGAGGACGGGATGCAGCAGGTGACCGTCACGCTGGATCATAAGCTCATTCGAAAGTAG
- a CDS encoding serine/threonine protein kinase → MPTTQAFLFGTIVLLMTSSGCITTSGGVALRPDGTPGPQECPEEAKKAMRYMKLHVGDSAWVELDANQIKSRPITLYDGPIESILKEDLGPLETTTRLYGQVWTAGPQVVIRYYEAHPPESEKIPICAVARLSENQLRKRPESKPGTAILDFSVAGADIVNAFR, encoded by the coding sequence ATGCCCACGACCCAAGCGTTCTTGTTCGGCACCATCGTCCTGCTCATGACGTCCTCTGGCTGCATCACGACCAGTGGCGGAGTGGCGTTGCGTCCGGATGGAACCCCGGGTCCACAGGAGTGCCCGGAGGAAGCCAAGAAGGCGATGCGCTATATGAAGCTGCACGTCGGGGACTCCGCGTGGGTGGAGCTCGACGCGAACCAGATCAAGTCGAGGCCCATCACGCTCTATGACGGGCCCATCGAGAGCATCCTCAAGGAGGATCTCGGCCCGCTCGAAACAACCACACGGCTGTATGGGCAGGTCTGGACCGCCGGGCCACAGGTCGTCATCCGGTACTACGAGGCCCACCCGCCGGAGAGCGAGAAGATCCCCATCTGCGCGGTGGCCCGGCTCAGCGAGAATCAGCTCCGCAAGCGGCCCGAGTCGAAGCCTGGGACAGCCATTCTCGACTTCTCCGTCGCGGGAGCCGACATCGTCAACGCCTTTCGGTAG
- a CDS encoding LirA/MavJ family T4SS effector — protein MAQVKLEAVRNRYPKKKRLLDDCIQIRHIMSGGFYAALKQLEAEVSQFIQQNGTKKKALTTVLKNAEQYCGLNPCAPIYMRFLTAEEFGQYGGKGMLFKDVGAGYLHGEYTHRIQWYVLFHIMSNGFTQDVKNVAPKGWNHTPRQLLIEINTGGIQLVASDWPMSAPEGNQGFWDALLDRGPGPIPTFNPFEDGISNPEIFSTMLMDKAWLQANHNNLHQQLDVIDQMPNYAGCYGFLSALHPNLSSIVTERYVKRETSNLYANRGAYITKKVSQADPKTAYVPLGTPDASLGVLKVQAEDVMQTRLEEERRKGHCFLTTACVQARGLPDDCEELQVLRGFRDGYLRQLPGGPGLIQEYYALAPRIVERIHHRADARHIWEDVYATVRTAVEHVQRREPEAALRTYSALVKGLSERYLG, from the coding sequence ATGGCCCAGGTCAAACTGGAAGCAGTGCGGAACCGCTACCCCAAGAAGAAGCGGCTGTTGGATGACTGCATCCAGATCCGGCACATCATGTCGGGTGGCTTCTACGCGGCGTTGAAACAACTCGAGGCCGAGGTCAGCCAGTTCATCCAGCAGAACGGGACGAAGAAGAAGGCCCTGACGACGGTGCTGAAGAACGCCGAGCAGTACTGCGGACTCAATCCCTGCGCGCCCATCTACATGCGGTTCCTGACCGCCGAGGAGTTCGGGCAGTACGGCGGCAAGGGAATGCTCTTCAAGGACGTGGGCGCGGGCTACCTGCACGGCGAGTACACGCACCGCATCCAGTGGTACGTCCTCTTCCACATCATGAGCAACGGCTTCACCCAGGACGTCAAGAACGTGGCGCCCAAAGGGTGGAACCACACGCCCCGCCAGCTGCTCATCGAGATCAACACGGGAGGCATCCAGCTCGTGGCTTCGGACTGGCCCATGAGCGCTCCCGAGGGCAACCAGGGCTTCTGGGATGCCCTGCTCGACCGGGGTCCCGGGCCCATCCCGACCTTCAACCCCTTCGAGGATGGCATCTCCAATCCGGAGATCTTCAGCACCATGCTGATGGACAAGGCCTGGCTCCAGGCCAACCACAACAATCTCCATCAGCAACTGGACGTGATCGACCAGATGCCGAACTACGCGGGGTGTTATGGATTCCTCTCCGCCCTCCACCCCAACCTCAGCAGCATCGTGACCGAGCGCTATGTGAAGCGAGAGACCAGCAATCTCTACGCGAACAGGGGCGCGTACATCACCAAGAAGGTCAGCCAGGCCGATCCGAAGACAGCCTATGTCCCCCTGGGTACGCCAGACGCGAGCCTCGGCGTGCTGAAGGTCCAGGCCGAGGACGTGATGCAGACGCGGCTCGAGGAGGAGCGGCGCAAGGGCCACTGCTTCCTGACCACCGCCTGCGTGCAGGCGCGCGGACTGCCCGATGACTGCGAGGAGCTCCAGGTGCTGCGCGGGTTCCGCGACGGGTATCTGCGCCAGCTCCCCGGGGGCCCCGGGCTCATCCAGGAGTACTACGCCCTCGCGCCCCGCATCGTGGAGCGGATCCACCACCGGGCCGACGCGCGCCACATCTGGGAGGACGTCTACGCGACCGTCCGCACGGCCGTCGAGCACGTCCAGCGCCGCGAGCCCGAGGCCGCCCTGCGCACCTACTCCGCCCTGGTGAAGGGATTGTCGGAGCGTTATCTGGGCTGA
- a CDS encoding MBL fold metallo-hydrolase, producing MKTVSLARQLLRRGLTLLSVVLVLALGGVGIGGCIFSAPTWKGPRSDHFDGERFINLEPRERQSVLKWQLNKKQGPWADWHEELPGPPPPQRVGPGDLRVTLINHATVLLQLDGLNILTDPIYSERCSPVSFAGPKRVRPPGIRFEDLPPIDVVVLSHNHYDHMDVATLRRLQEKFPDVRLFAGLGNRAFLEGKGLRHVTEVDWWQEFPLSPEVTLVSARTQHFSNRGLFDRDGTLWTGYVFRGPHGTTYFAGDTGWGRQFAEARERFGPMRLAVLPIGAYKPEWFMSPVHVSPREALQASVDLGARYSVPMHFGTFMLADDAETEPVEELKRALAERGPQAPEWWVLGFGEGRNVPPVERASTP from the coding sequence ATGAAAACGGTCTCCCTGGCCAGACAGCTGCTGCGCCGTGGCCTCACGCTCCTGTCCGTGGTGCTCGTGCTCGCCCTGGGCGGAGTGGGCATCGGCGGCTGCATCTTCTCCGCGCCCACCTGGAAGGGCCCCCGGAGCGACCACTTCGACGGCGAGCGCTTCATCAACCTGGAGCCTCGCGAGCGGCAAAGCGTCTTGAAGTGGCAGCTGAACAAGAAGCAGGGCCCCTGGGCGGACTGGCACGAGGAGCTGCCCGGTCCGCCTCCGCCCCAGCGCGTGGGCCCCGGCGACCTGCGCGTGACGCTCATCAACCACGCCACGGTGCTGCTGCAGCTCGACGGGCTCAACATCCTCACCGACCCCATCTACAGCGAGCGCTGCAGTCCGGTGTCCTTCGCCGGCCCCAAGCGCGTGCGTCCTCCGGGCATCCGCTTCGAGGACCTGCCCCCCATCGACGTGGTGGTGCTCAGCCACAACCACTACGACCACATGGACGTGGCCACCCTGCGCCGGCTCCAGGAGAAGTTCCCCGACGTGCGCCTCTTCGCGGGCCTGGGCAACCGCGCCTTCCTCGAAGGCAAGGGTCTGCGCCACGTCACCGAGGTGGACTGGTGGCAGGAGTTCCCGCTGAGTCCCGAAGTCACCCTGGTGAGCGCGCGCACCCAGCACTTCTCCAACCGGGGCCTGTTCGACCGCGACGGGACGCTGTGGACGGGCTACGTCTTCCGCGGTCCGCACGGCACCACGTACTTCGCGGGAGACACCGGCTGGGGACGGCAGTTCGCCGAGGCCCGCGAGCGCTTCGGCCCCATGCGCCTGGCGGTGCTCCCCATCGGCGCCTACAAGCCCGAATGGTTCATGTCTCCCGTGCACGTGTCACCCCGCGAGGCCCTCCAGGCCAGCGTGGACCTGGGCGCGCGCTACAGCGTCCCCATGCACTTCGGCACCTTCATGCTCGCGGATGACGCGGAGACGGAGCCGGTGGAGGAGCTCAAGCGCGCGCTCGCGGAGCGTGGCCCACAGGCCCCCGAGTGGTGGGTGCTGGGCTTCGGCGAGGGACGCAACGTGCCCCCGGTGGAACGCGCCTCCACCCCTTGA